In one Maniola jurtina chromosome 13, ilManJurt1.1, whole genome shotgun sequence genomic region, the following are encoded:
- the LOC123870667 gene encoding uncharacterized protein LOC123870667, giving the protein MANKKEKVSKRKKRPYTAKHSEIMINLAVEALKKKTMSSYDAEKAFGIPRRTLLDKLHNKHPKSPGCPTRLTDQEEDETIKVLIAAADYGSPLTLLDLRIVVYRYLEGNGRLSIFNNKLPGKKWAYSFIKRNKPKLTHRVIQNIKRSRAEKSPDEMRDYFTNLKSSLEGVPSENILNYDETNLTDNPGVQKCLFRRGIKYPERVLNYTKGAISIMFAITAAGECLPPYVVYKAEHLYTQWTLNGPKGTRFNRSKSGWFDSHLFEDWFESMILPWAQNKPGKKVLIGDNLASHINVKIVKYCEQNDICFIFLPPNSTHLTQPLDVCYFGPLKKLWREILLNYKIKNPREATIHKGHFPNLLKQLVEKLNEKNHNIISGFKSTGIVPFNPDKVISKMAGSNQQTMTYTIDNALLDWLKETRSADPNKKVRNKKLDVPPGKSVCEKDFKDLTTQQKEVKTGKRNKRQKEKKLKTVQVNSDSLLQPLLMQKNPESLKNLCIRSVNTYLLPYKQNAEVSLSQESNVKYLGELSRNDKENMPFIDIIPDCLLQYKQNAEASSSQESNVKYLGEISRNDKENMPFIDVIPDCLKTNQTKIIITSDVIIEAGPSQKILQNKKRNRNLKKKGVTTITRSALHMKLVPIKKRQRVVAEQRKVLKEITQETEEEEEEMTDTVEKEPNDEIKERKSRETTKAKKKMQKHTSVKRRKKRSSSESSLTTDIEMKIDDTDDSEYETMDDFIATCQKEEQENIEPSIHYGISDIEYFTESDNKLKTDSWILAQFVTKKSVKHFVGKVISIKNNIPEVKFLRKKKESKVNRGSVFTYPTVDDIWPMKHLDDIILVLPEPKICRRGQIIFNIDLSNYNVQ; this is encoded by the exons ATGGCAAATAAAAAAGAGAAAGTGAGTAAACGCAAAAAGCGGCCGTACACTGCTAAACATTCAGAAATTATGATAAACTTAGCGGTGGAAGCATTAAAAAAGAAGACAATGTCGTCATACGATGCAGAAAAAGCCTTTGGCATACCTCGCCGAACTTTATTGGACAAGCTGCATAATAAACACCCTAAGAGTCCAGGATGCCCAACAAGACTTACCGATCAGGAGGAAGATGaaacaataaaagttttaattgcaGCCGCCGATTATGGCAGTCCTTTGACTCTTTTGGATTTGAGAATTGTCGTATACAG ATATTTGGAGGGCAATGGACGactttcaatttttaataacaaattacCTGGAAAGAAGTGGGCATActcttttataaaaagaaacaaaCCTAAATTAACCCACAGAGTGATCCAAAACATAAAAAGGAGCCGAGCAGAAAAAAGTCCCGATGAAATGAGAGATTACTTCACAAATTTAAAATCATCACTAGAAGGCGTCCctagtgaaaatattttaaattacgaTGAGACAAACTTGACAGATAATCCTGGGGTCCAAAAATGTTTGTTCAGAAGAGGAATTAAGTACCCCGAAAGGGTGTTAAACTATACGAAGGGGGCTATATCTATAATGTTTGCAATAACTGCAGCAGGAGAATGTCTTCCTCCATACGTTGTGTATAAGGCGGAACATTTATATACACAATGGACACTTAATGGACCTAAAGGAACCAGATTCAACCGTTCTAAATCGGGATGGTTTGACAGCCATTTATTCGAAGATTggtttgaaagtatgattttaCCATGGGCTCAAAATAAACCTGGTAAGAAAGTTTTGATTGGTGATAACCTAGCGTCCCACATAAACgtcaaaattgtaaaatattgtgAACAAAATGAtatatgtttcatatttttacccCCAAATTCAACACATTTAACCCAACCCTTGGATGTATGCTATTTTGGTCCCTTAAAAAAACTATGGAGGGAAATTCTattaaactacaaaataaaaaacccgAGAGAAGCAACAATTCACAAGGGACATTTTCCAAATCTACTCAAACAACTAGTGGAAAAACTTAACGAAAAAAATCATAACATAATCAGTGGATTTAAAAGCACTGGCATTGTGCCATTCAACCCCGACAAAGTAATTAGTAAAATGGCAGGTTCAAACCAACAAACGATGACATATACTATTGACAATGCATTATTAGACTGGCTGAAGGAGACTCGCAGTGCAGATCCTAATAAAAAAGTACGAAACAAGAAATTAGATGTGCCACCGGGCAAATCGGTTTGCgaaaaagattttaaagatTTAACAACTCAACAAAAAGAAGTAAAAACaggaaaaagaaataaaaggcaaaaagaaaaaaaacttaaaactgtgCAGGTAAATTCTGACTCATTGCTGCAGCCATTGCTAATGCAAAAAAATCCTGAAAGCCTCAAAAACTTGTGTATCAGGAGTGtcaatacttacttacttccaTATAAGCAAAATGCTGAGGTATCCTTGTCGCAAGAATCAAATGTTAAATATTTGGGTGAACTTTCAAGGAATGATAAAGAAAATATGCCATTCATTGACATAATCCCAGACTGCCTACTTCAATATAAGCAAAATGCTGAGGCATCCTCGTCGCAAGAATCAAATGTTAAATATTTGGGTGAAATTTCAAGGAATGATAAAGAAAATATGCCATTTATTGACGTAATCCCAGACTGCCTTAAAACAaaccaaacaaaaattattataacctCTGATGTCATTATCGAAGCTGGGCCGTCTCAGAAAATACTGCAGAATAAGAAAAGAAACAGGAATTTGAAAAAGAAAGGGGTTACAACAATCACGCGGTCTGCCTTACACATGAAACTAGTCCCAATTAAAAAGAGACAAAGAGTAGTAGCTGAACAAAGAAAAGTCCTAAAAGAAATAACACAAGAAACAGAAGAAGAGGAAGAAGAAATGACAGATACTGTTGAAAAGGAACCAAATGATGaaattaaagaaagaaaaagccGAGAAACTACTAAAGCAAAAAAGAAGATGCAAAAGCACACATCTGTGAAACGAAGAAAGAAGAGATCTAGTAGTGAATCTAGCTTAACAACTGacattgaaatgaaaatagATGATACGGATGATTCAGAATATGAAACAATGGACGATTTCATCGCGACCTGCCAAAAAGAAGAACAAGAAAACATAGAACCATCAATACACTACGGAATTTCTGACATTGAATACTTCACAGAaagtgataataaattaaaaacagacTCCTGGATTTTAGCTCAATTTGTTACAAAAAAGAGTGTGAAGCACTTCGTAGGAAAagtaatatcaataaaaaataacattccTGAGGTCAAATTTCTGAGAAAAAAGAAGGAATCGAAAGTTAACCGAGGATCAGTTTTTACTTACCCTACAGTTGATGATATTTGGCCTATGAAGCATTTAgatgatattattttagtacTGCCTGAGCCAAAAATTTGTCGACGAGGTCAAATCATATTTAATATCGACTTGAGTAATTACAACGTacaatag